The nucleotide window CTCGAAGCATGGATCAGGGGAGAATACCACAGGATGCTCTGGACCCGCCGACAGCTTGAAAAGGAGGCCGAGGCGGGGTTAGTCTTGAAGGGAGACGACCGCAAATCGTCATGACACCGAGAAGGACGGATCAGACCATACGCCAGCAGATCATAGGGGTGCTCTCGGAAAAGGCCCTGACCGCCAGAGATCTCTCGAGGGTTCTCGGAATCCGCGAGAGAGAGGTCTACGACCACCTCGTTCACATAGCCCGGTCCCTCTCGGCCCAGGACAAGAGCCTCGTCACCATGCCCTATCGCTGCCTCGGGTGCGGATACGTCTTCGACAAGCGAAAACGTCTCACCCGGCCGGGCCGCTGCCCCAGGTGCCGCGGAGAACGGATCGAGGAGCCGAGATTCCAGGTCGACACGGGTGCCGCCCGGAAATAATCGCGGTCCTGCTCGCTGGTTTCGATCCGGATCCTTCACTCGGATGGGCTTTGGCACGCAAATCGCATTCTCCGCTCTCCCGGTTAGGCGGAATCTCTCGGACTCGTCCCTTCACTAAGTTCAGGGCAGGCCCTTGAGCAAAGCGAAGGAACGAATTTACAACCAAAGTGTCGTTGTAGGTCGATCAAGAAACTTTACAACCGGAAAGGCGATTCAAGGTAATGGATCTGATAGGGAGATTCTTTGGAAAAGACACCAAGAGCCGATCCCCTGAAAAGGGGAAGGCAAGCGACCGCGACATCCGTATTGCGACCTGTGCCCTCCTTCTCGAGATGGCTCAGATAGACGGGGAGTTCAGCCCTGACGAGAGGGAACGGATCATGTCCATCCTGAAAAGGGATTTCCAGATGCCCGACGAGTATGCTGCCGAACTGCTTGAGGCCACGAGCGAGAGACTCCGAGACAGCATAGACATCTGGCAGTTTACCAACCTGATCAACGAGAACTATTCGCGTGAGGAGAAGATCAGGATCATCGAGATGGTCTGGAAGATCATCTACACCGACGGGAAGCTCGACAGCCACGAGGACTATCTCGTCCACAAGCTCGCAAATCTCCTCCATCTCACCCACACGGAGCTCATCGACGCCAAGCTGAAAATACTCCATCAGGGTGGCTGAGCCAGGATGGTTGCAAGGAAAAGTCTCTGCCGGTTCCTTTTCCCCTCGCCGACACCCGGGTTTCTCATAAGGGTCTCGCTGGTGGCGCTGTCGGCCTATCTTCTTTTCGGCCACCTCCTGATCCCGGTCCGCATCAAGGGGGGCAGCATGGAGCCGACCTATCACAGTGGAGGTGTCAACTTCTGCTGGAGGCTGCGCTACCTCCTGTCGAGGCCCGAGAGGTTTGACGTTGTGATGGTCCGTCTTGCAGGCAACAAGGTGATGCTCCTCAAACGGGTGGTGGCACTTGCCGGTGAAACCGTCGAGTTCCGCGACGGAAGGCTCTTTGTCGACGGCGCAAGGATCGAGGAACCCTATGTCCGCTATCCCTGCCGCTGGAATCTCCCCCCGCGGCGAGTCGAAAAGGGCTGTGTCTATCTCGTCGGGGACAACAGGAGCATGCCCATCGAGA belongs to Deltaproteobacteria bacterium and includes:
- a CDS encoding transcriptional regulator translates to MTPRRTDQTIRQQIIGVLSEKALTARDLSRVLGIREREVYDHLVHIARSLSAQDKSLVTMPYRCLGCGYVFDKRKRLTRPGRCPRCRGERIEEPRFQVDTGAARK
- a CDS encoding TerB family tellurite resistance protein, coding for MDLIGRFFGKDTKSRSPEKGKASDRDIRIATCALLLEMAQIDGEFSPDERERIMSILKRDFQMPDEYAAELLEATSERLRDSIDIWQFTNLINENYSREEKIRIIEMVWKIIYTDGKLDSHEDYLVHKLANLLHLTHTELIDAKLKILHQGG
- the lepB gene encoding signal peptidase I, which codes for MVARKSLCRFLFPSPTPGFLIRVSLVALSAYLLFGHLLIPVRIKGGSMEPTYHSGGVNFCWRLRYLLSRPERFDVVMVRLAGNKVMLLKRVVALAGETVEFRDGRLFVDGARIEEPYVRYPCRWNLPPRRVEKGCVYLVGDNRSMPIENHVFGQASIKRIIGGPLW